The Syngnathus scovelli strain Florida chromosome 7, RoL_Ssco_1.2, whole genome shotgun sequence DNA window TTGAACAAATGAGCTAAAAGTTGGCCATCAGTAAAAATTCGAGAGCAGGGATGATtccgagattcgaacccagaatCTCACGACTGTGAGGCAGACCTGTTAACCACGACATTATGTTCATTACCCAGTTGTGGCTAACATCACGCGCTTTGTGCTGAGCCTCGTCGTGCTTTTGCTGCTGCAGCATCCTGTCCTTCCTCCCGACTTGCTGCTATGGCAACcaaagagaagagaagaaaagacCTTCGTCTGCATATGGAAAACACACCTTGAGTTTGCATCAAAGCGATTTTAAGGACGCAATACCTCGTACTCGCCCAGCAGTTTGTTGCGTTCGCTCAGCTTGTCTTTGAGCACCGCCTGGAAAGTGCATGATACGAAATATCATCATTGTGGGTTGCGCCGGGTCAAATAATTTGAAAAATCATAATTTTGCTCACATTTTCCCCTTCCAGCTGTTCTTTGGCCATGTTGCTCCTCAGTAGCTCCTGCTTTAGCTGCAGCACGACGTCTTCCTGCGCAGACAGCCGCTGCTGCAGGGCATCCTAGGGGTCAAAGGGTCATTCGTTTTTGGACCAATGAACTGACAGCTTTTAAATCAAAAGCGATTTTTCCATTCAGATCGGCTTTCATCGCTATTCTTGAATTACTTTTCCAACACTGAAAGGTTCATTTACCTTGATGGCCTGAATATGGCGCACCTCCTGTTTGTGTCTCAGGAGCTCCCGCTACACATTGGACAGATGAAGAGAGACGTTTTGAGAAACAGGGCAGTCTAAAAGTTGATTACATTCACTTGGCGTACTTTGAGATCAAGGGCCTCCTCCATGCTTTGGTCCAGGCGGCTGCGCGTGAGAACCTTCAGAGGGAAACAGTAAGAGCATCCTAATTAGAAAATTTGAGAGCTACCAGAGGGGGACGCTGACAGGGAGGCCCGAGAGATCAGTGAGATTAATTTACGCTCTCCAGACGGGAGCGATGGCGGCAGAACATCAACACAACAGAAGGGCTTGAGAGTTCACACAAAGCGGAGAACGTGTCGGCCGCTGCTGCATTTTCACGACTTAGTGGACACGCGAGAGGGAAGGGGCCACGTTACCAGCTGCTGCTCGCCGTTGGCCCGGTTCTCTCCCAAATTCACAGATCCACCCGGGTCGTCCTCTGGGAGGGAGCCATTGAGGAGCAAAGCCTGTGGACAAACACGCTTCCTAATTGTTATTTCTGTCAAGTATCCTTCCCGTTTGTTATTATTGCTTGACCTCAGAGTCACACAGAGGACCATGAACGAGCCAATCACAAATAATAATAtactatataataatataatataatataatataatataatataatataatataatataatataatataatataatataatataatataatataatataataaatacatcAACAATATTgacattaatatatatatatattttttataattatGATTATTACTATGATTTTGCAATTAAAACGTTTTTTTAGACAGAAATTAGTTATCAATTAATTAGTTATCAATTTGCcatttaaaaaagtatttttctatATGTTGAATAAACCAGATTATGCAGTATGATTGAAGCGAGAATTAATATTGACATGTACTTGCACAGTTATTTAGTATATGTGTATTTATATAGATACTGCAGAGGCTATATTTCGGTCTAACAAGTCCCATTTGCCGAGTTCAGGGACGCACGAATCAACTCTACAAACATCCACaaatatctaaaaaaaacatttatttaacgGTTGCATCATGATTTGTCATAAATTTTAGCATGGTCCTCGGAGGACTTTGTAAAAACCAAACTGGTCCCGATTTGGAAAAAGTTTTTTACCTGGAGGCGGAACACCATCCTCCTGGCTTCCTGCATTTCCCGCTCCAGCTGCTCCTGGTGGACATCCAGCTGCTCCTCCCaggacttctcctcctctggcaCATTTTGCCCAAGGGAGGGGCACAACCCGCAGAGAGAAACCTCCTCTGAAATCAGAATGTTGCTTTCACTTGAATCTACTACTAGATATGGACGCAACCAACCTGTGAAATGCTCAGATTTGTCCTGGCCCGGTCCCGCTAACTGCTCTTCAGGCTGATCACGGATGGTTTCATGTCCGGGTGTGTCGCCGGAGTGGATGACAGCGTGCTCCTCTTTGGGGGAGCGCACGGGGCTGGCTGAGCTGAGGCTGAAACAGAAACAGATGGCGAGCGCAGGCAGCACCGTCACAGAACCAGCGTCCATAAATAGAGCCGTGCGCATAAAATGTTGATATAGCTTTTTAACGTATCTTGGATCATCATGGAAATGATGAATCTAACCCATCTGGGTAGATGATTGCAAATGTATACagagaaacatttttaaatctgtcaatttataAGCTTGGATTTTTACGACTGGACTTCCAGACTTGACAATATCACCGACACAGGCTGCAACATGATCACCAAGAAAGGCATGCAAGCATGACGCGGAAAATTCTTCACATATTTTGCTAGCTTCATGAGTCACATCGCTCTTTGAGCTTCCTCGTGGATGGTGGTCATGCGTTTAGTGCATGTCCACTCTGTTGTGTCTGCTTGGGGAGTTTTTaaagcagcctgaggacaggcGAAGGAGGCAAACTGTCATCAtcactttgctttgttttgacagAAATAAGATGAAGCTACTGTAAACTATGAACTGCGGTGTTACGTCCAGCAGGGAGATTCTATTTACCCCCctccactctgtgtgtgtggagggggcaacTCAGTGGGAAAgagaagctgaaaaaaaaaaaaaattaaaatctctTACTCCCCGGGCTAAACAGAGCGCGAACAAAACTGCAGGCTTAAGTGTAGTGTAGAATAAAACCACGGAAAATCCGGAGGCATAGCATTAGTGGCGTAAAACATGTTGCATGATTTAGATTGAAACTGAAgagattttcttttcctttttaggGGGGGCGGCTAAGCTAATCGCATTATTTCCACTCTAAAACGGGCATTGCATTTTTATCTGCTTGCCAGAGATTATGTGCTCTGTAGTGCTGCTTCCCTGTCAGTCAATTTACAATAATGCTAATAATCAAATCAAGTCAAATGATGTATGTAAGTGAATTATTAGGATGGACACAAACAAGGACATATTAAAGTGGCGCTATGTTGAAATGCTAATTAAAGACATTAACAATTCAGGGAAGGGTTTTAAATGATTCTTGGGTTTTTGCAACATAGCTGCCTTAATACATGTATTTTTCGTCATAGTAACACCCAGACTCCGTTACAAATACACAAAATGCTAATATTAGCACGCTAAAGTAGCTATTTGCTAATTTGAATGTGAATAATTAGATTCTTAAGGAAAATTTATTACTGAGTGACGACAAGTACAAACACAGATCACATCAAAAAATGTGTTGAAAAAGAACAAATAGCTAAATTTAGCAATGCAGCTAAATACTGAACAGACGATTTTAGCAATAGTAACACCCAGACTCCGTTACAAATACACAAAATGCTAATATTAGCATGCTAAAGTAGCTATTTGCTAATTTGAATGTGAATAATTTGATTCTTAAGGAAAATTTATTACTGAGTGAAGACAAGTACAAACACAGATGCATAGCACACATCAAAAACTGTGTTGAAAAAGAACAAATAGCTAAATTTAGCAATGCAGCTAAATACTGAACAGACGATTTTAGCGATCAAATTTCGAtgagctggagtctatcccgTCAAACTTGTCAAGAGTATCAATAGTTGGGCATATATAAccaaaccattcacactcaagtTTTGACATCTGATTTAGGTGTATTGGTACTGATAGATGATGTCACTTTATACACTATATTGCATTTTTCTCGTGGAAAAAAGCTCTCCCAAAAAAGCCATCAAGCGAGTGTCTTATCAGAAGTTGTAGTGATTATGCTTTCAGTGTTTCTCCGAAGGGGATCAGAGCAAGCAGCCGCCCCTCCTAATCTCCGCCCGAGCTGATGACATGATGACACCATCCAGATACTTTCAGTCATCACCTAAACCGTCTCCTGCAGTCCTCCGCCTCCTGGCGGCTGGAGACGCTCGATAAACAAACTTGTTTATAAGTTGGCGGGCTGCTTCGTAACAGGGGGAGGCGCAACGTGACTGAGGAGAAATTGGGACTTTCAATTTCAGATTAGGATTTACATGAGATTAGCAACAGATCAGCATTGCCGTGTGTGATGGGGTGAAAAGTTTGACTTGTTATTTGGGTATGGAATCGGGTTGGGCCTTTGACTGAATTTGCTACaagatgatccatccatccatccatccatccatccatccatccatccatccatccatccatccatccatccatccatccatccatccaacgtgCTCTCAAAATGGAAGCGAAGGTGCTAAGGAGGCAAAGGAGAGGGCGGTTGCTAGGCAATAGCATCCGGCCTCACTGAGACACACCCACATGATCCATAGCGCACCGTAAACAGGCAGACAATCAGGAGCCTGCTCAAGCTATCACTGCCGCGCCATGGATGACGTGATTCGTCACCGATGATAAAAATGATGTATTTGCTTCCTGCCTGGTACATGCTCGTGATGCTAACATTATAGCAACCTATTTGTtgcagataaaaaataaaaaaaagaatgacgcTCACCATTTCATCTGTTTGGCCCCCATGGCTGGAGTCAGCCGGAGCCCCGCGTCCCGGTGATGCCCTGATTCTCAGTCCGGACCATAACAGCCacgcagggaggggagcgaggcAAAACCGGATGACTCTCCACCCCTCACACGCGCGGTGGGAAAGAACAGTGGCGGCTGTGGCGGCGACGTGGTCCAAATCCTCTCATATTCATACAAATCCTAAATCAAGCCCTGGAAAGCCTCCTTCTGTCCTCGCCTGGCTGGATGGTGCCAAGCTGCAGGGGGGGGGATCACAGACAGAAGAGAGATTGGTGCTCAGCAGCACCAGTCACTATGCTATGCCTGCCCTTTCATTGCAAACGCACACAATGCATTTGTGTCTCCAACTATTGATGCGGCTCCTCATTTGCATGTATTCTCTACTCCAgccattttctctctctttctgtgtCTTTGTTATTCCTTCTTTCGTTGTCAGACATGGCTCTTTTCCGTCTGGGTGTGTTTACCCCCTCCCCCTTCTCATCTTCGTTCCTCCTCTCCTTGCTGCTCCTTCTCCGCTTTCACtgtggagaggaggaggaattTTGCAACCCTGTGTAGAGTTTCGGAAAAGATTCATGGAAATCTATGCGGTGAAGGTATTTGGGGCGCACCATGTGTGCTGAAGTCAACAGCTGGTCGGTTGGTGATATATTTATGGAGTCTGAATATTACAGGAGCAGaaaattttttcttttatagaAGTCTGCAATTAGTCGCTGGCTTCAGATGATGTAAAGCAGGGGTTGTCAAACTTTTTCTGTCCACAGATAAATGGAAAGTACTATTTTAGTTGTAGTGTGCAGCACATGACTTGCCAGGTTGAattaaagtttttaaaaaaatagaaccaCAGAGCATAAATGGTACTTATTTTTGTCATGATGAGATGTCTGGCTCTAAATATGTCCAGTACAAGGAATTAAATTTAAATGGCATAAATCTATTTTATTTCACAAAGTAGATTCTACTCAAATCTATTGTTATTTTACACAGTAGTTAActtatttttaatgattaaGATGGCACCAGATGAGACATTTGGCTTTTGAATTTGCACCGTAACGTTTGTTTATACTTGATGTTTGTTTGTGGTTAAGTATACTGACCTTATTAACGCCAATTGCCAAGAAAACATTAAATTTGGTTTGAAACACATAGAACGCCCTCGTACGTATCCACACCAATCACGATTGAACTGACATTAAGCGGGTACGTTCCCTTTAAATCACAGGAAGGCATGTAATAAGCCGTTACCGTTCTTTACGCTCATTGGCTGACATAAAGATTGACAGTTTGTGTAGCCATTGAGCGACGTGCTTTTACTTTCACGGAAAATACGTCATCGAGTATGCGGAAGACGCAACGAAATACGCGAGTGGTGTGAAATTAATCGGAgcttccttttctttctttgtcatACAAAAGTTCACGCTTAGCGCATGAGATATTATGTTGCTTTTCAAATTATAGTGTCACAGATCAAGAGTGAGTAACAATTTGTGTGTTTAGTCTTTTGTACGTAAAGCGCTAACCCGAACTAATTCACATTTTGTGATTCGAACGTACTTCGTGTTCTTGTCAGGTTCTCATCATGTCGAAGCAGACTCTGGGGAAGACTCTGCTGCGGAATGTTATCCGGCACACTGATGCTCACAACAAGGTAGGAGACAAAAACACAGAGTtgcctaaattaaaaaaaaaaaaaaaaaaaaaagcactttgggTTACTGACGTTGATAGGAAGTTGGGTTCTGCAGAACACAAATCAACTTGCATTTAGgttaaatgaattaaaatgtgCCATTTTACATGTTTAATAATTCAGCACAATTTACTGATGTGCATGTAATTATTGTTATTAGCCAGATTGTACTCAGCAGCCAGGACAAGCCATTACAACCTAATGACAAAGCAAAACACCCTTATGAAATACTTTGTTCACTTACTGCAGATCCAGGAAGAGTCTGAGATGTGGAAGTTGCGCGGCTGGGAGGTCCAAATGTCAAACAACAGTCACATGAGCGCCACCAAGACTATCAGGTATCGGAGCAGCTTCACTTTCAATTCCTCGGACACTAAAAACCCTTGCACAATTttctgacatttaaaaaaatatatattattccaGAGGTCAAATGCACTGCGATCGATTATCCTATCAGTCCAGGATTTCCTCGGAACACGACGATAGGGAGACTCGATACTGGACGCGAAAACTCTACGACTTTGAGGACAACGATCCAGACAGGTAACCAACAGGATCTGGTTTTTATTTCCTGTGGCTTTCACACGGAACCCAGCAAATTGGTGGATTCTAGTGCtatcaaaacctgaaccaagtgtgttgttttgtgcgcagATGGGGACACAGTGGCTTCAAGGAGTTGTACCCTGAAGAGTTTGAGAGTGACAGGTAAATTACACGCTATCACGATGAATGGACCTTGAACAAGGTGTAATTCACACCACGtccgaatgtttttttttttcttcttcacatcACCCCCTCTTGCCTGCTCGTTTGTTTTAATACCAGAGAGATTGCGCCAACGGGGATTCTTTTAGCCAAATTAATAAAGCTCAGTTTGCTACCAACACAAGGAGAGCCTATTTTTGACCAGTTAACAACACTC harbors:
- the dixdc1a gene encoding dixin-A isoform X3 yields the protein MGAKQMKCLSSASPVRSPKEEHAVIHSGDTPGHETIRDQPEEQLAGPGQDKSEHFTEEVSLCGLCPSLGQNVPEEEKSWEEQLDVHQEQLEREMQEARRMVFRLQALLLNGSLPEDDPGGSVNLGENRANGEQQLVLTRSRLDQSMEEALDLKRELLRHKQEVRHIQAIKDALQQRLSAQEDVVLQLKQELLRSNMAKEQLEGENAVLKDKLSERNKLLGEYEQVGRKDRMLQQQKHDEAQHKARDVSHNWSFRSDGGYSSSLPAFQHTTPGEELQLVREALRSLRDNFSGHDPQHHTLDTLEQGVSSLMDRLHSDAQRRHNKGEEFKSPGRKANSSDRESWPPTSKMAHSHSSPGLDASVYTKVLYFTDRSLTPFLINIPKRLGEVTLRDFKTAVDRQGSFRYHFKALDPEFGTVKEEVFQDGAVVPGWEGKIVAWVEEDHGERR
- the nkapd1 gene encoding uncharacterized protein NKAPD1 isoform X1, producing the protein MCAEVNSWSVLIMSKQTLGKTLLRNVIRHTDAHNKIQEESEMWKLRGWEVQMSNNSHMSATKTIRGQMHCDRLSYQSRISSEHDDRETRYWTRKLYDFEDNDPDRWGHSGFKELYPEEFESDSDKSSTVKEEGHKSKGSKSKRSKKKKKKKKKKKEEEEEGKKKSEGNSDDETKNRHKSKKKERKDEDRRKRKRKNDDSHKHSDSAKKHRRDWKAAGQESTDESSEE
- the nkapd1 gene encoding uncharacterized protein NKAPD1 isoform X2, whose translation is MSKQTLGKTLLRNVIRHTDAHNKIQEESEMWKLRGWEVQMSNNSHMSATKTIRGQMHCDRLSYQSRISSEHDDRETRYWTRKLYDFEDNDPDRWGHSGFKELYPEEFESDSDKSSTVKEEGHKSKGSKSKRSKKKKKKKKKKKEEEEEGKKKSEGNSDDETKNRHKSKKKERKDEDRRKRKRKNDDSHKHSDSAKKHRRDWKAAGQESTDESSEE
- the dixdc1a gene encoding dixin-A isoform X1 — translated: MGAKQMKCLSSASPVRSPKEEHAVIHSGDTPGHETIRDQPEEQLAGPGQDKSEHFTGWLRPYLVVDSSESNILISEEVSLCGLCPSLGQNVPEEEKSWEEQLDVHQEQLEREMQEARRMVFRLQALLLNGSLPEDDPGGSVNLGENRANGEQQLVLTRSRLDQSMEEALDLKRELLRHKQEVRHIQAIKDALQQRLSAQEDVVLQLKQELLRSNMAKEQLEGENAVLKDKLSERNKLLGEYEQQVGRKDRMLQQQKHDEAQHKARDVSHNWSFRSDGGYSSSLPAFQHTTPGEELQLVREALRSLRDNFSGHDPQHHTLDTLEQGVSSLMDRLHSDAQRRHNKGEEFKSPGRKANSSDRESWPPTSKMAHSHSSPGLDASVYTKVLYFTDRSLTPFLINIPKRLGEVTLRDFKTAVDRQGSFRYHFKALDPEFGTVKEEVFQDGAVVPGWEGKIVAWVEEDHGERR
- the dixdc1a gene encoding dixin-A isoform X2, which produces MGAKQMKCLSSASPVRSPKEEHAVIHSGDTPGHETIRDQPEEQLAGPGQDKSEHFTEEVSLCGLCPSLGQNVPEEEKSWEEQLDVHQEQLEREMQEARRMVFRLQALLLNGSLPEDDPGGSVNLGENRANGEQQLVLTRSRLDQSMEEALDLKRELLRHKQEVRHIQAIKDALQQRLSAQEDVVLQLKQELLRSNMAKEQLEGENAVLKDKLSERNKLLGEYEQQVGRKDRMLQQQKHDEAQHKARDVSHNWSFRSDGGYSSSLPAFQHTTPGEELQLVREALRSLRDNFSGHDPQHHTLDTLEQGVSSLMDRLHSDAQRRHNKGEEFKSPGRKANSSDRESWPPTSKMAHSHSSPGLDASVYTKVLYFTDRSLTPFLINIPKRLGEVTLRDFKTAVDRQGSFRYHFKALDPEFGTVKEEVFQDGAVVPGWEGKIVAWVEEDHGERR